In one Conger conger chromosome 5, fConCon1.1, whole genome shotgun sequence genomic region, the following are encoded:
- the LOC133129573 gene encoding adhesion G protein-coupled receptor F5-like, with product MAILKTVFSLTVLQVVLNILGTEGCVHIPDYQSQETHDNAYVPKRQKREALQGYQEYVIDVELNVSSIAVLEQLKAVFNSVSLPIQIEDTNITDINISTVCSPVGSGYQCKCEEEFSWPLESCQKYSNCSTITANTCGCINAIPLDGPFCEINSATTQLTPNEYIIEVEVNVSDIAVLNQLKFLLDNVTFPFQLNPMIEITDILNITIDTTPTSTIPTTQLTPDEYIIEVEVNVSDIAVLNQLKFLLDNDPFPFKLNPMIEITDVNLTSVCSSCGCVNTFPLNGSFCPPVTTPPSTVATTTPQLTPDEYIIEVEVNVSDLLDNDPFPFQLNPMIEITDVNLTSVCSSCGCVNTFPLSGSFCPPVTTPPSTVATNTTPSLNVSTTQEPTTPQLTPVEYIIEVEVNVSDIAVLNQLKFLLDNFPFPYQLNPMIEITDVNLTSVCSSCGCVNTFPLSGSFCPPVTTPPSTVATNTTPASTVLTTQEPTTTTPPPNTTPASTVLTTQEPTTTTPPPTIATVPPNTTPASTVLTTQEPTTTTPPPTIATVPPNTTPASTVLTTQEPTIATAPRKTTPASTVRTTQEPTTTTAPPAITPAPPKFEFQMTFRIVNLDFDNRLSDTSSQQYIQLERVIRNAIDKDYKANIDGYVEVSSIHFSSGSVVTTYTVGTNIINSIDFKKANQALVETLAQNYSIAPESFNADPFQTENTFEGLDVLYSGDSSMTLRCNPENVNRSNSKITWFKDENRLENNVNNKYEIQSETLSLRVKNLIRSDSAKYECSVKDGILRFIRNQPITVEPAPRFFVEREVIRSQSDKVTFNCCGEARDFRLQWKSESGAILGEQPAFQKDLKCIQIDIMRNEEATQKFNCSMTFRSTTFLKEATVHFLRNDENFPCNDPYGPGKENDEVSIGCSMAISGSQAYRCENGIWTFVNSTCLLPAIMELEVESKSLDLENIVVFVSRVRNVTETSEDEVGVSTTNIVTIVDILTTVVDVIDGTEVNDTVIENFLIAVNVLVGNDTEGTWGLLNEDGDTNNTSSQLLASVEGIVQAIENTTISFTTSNIELNKEVFFGNFSITFNSTDNITVFESMPRFETTITTVLFRTLHFVLPARNLTSPNNTINGAVILAYTNSTVTNVTLTFNIRNTTLADPQCVFWNFSETAWDSSGCEVETDGNETITCFCNHLTSFSILMSPSIPEAFRLLLDFITYIGVGISLGSLVLCLIIEGIVWTVVTRNDISYMRHVTIVNIAVSLLIANIWFIIGAAISDIDEETPVGPCSAATFFIHFFYLALFFWMLISGLLLFYHMVMVFAHMSKRTMMAISFSVGYGAPLIIAVVTVAVTAPQNGYFRQNDVCWLNWFQTKALLAFVIPALAIVVINFLILIVVLYKLLRRGVGENQSDERNALVVIARCVALLTPFFGLTWGFGIGVMLAPESIGLHVVFAVLNSLQGFFVLVFGTLLDSRIRAALAGRFSFINTSSNRTRSTSGGPSSSSGLGLFRRHRRDVYHVSEAASSSQSTAATESFINT from the exons ATGGCAATATTAAAAACAGTATTCAGCCTCACTGTCCTGCAGGTGGTTTTGAATATTTTGGGAACAGAAGGGTGTGTTCACATTCCGGATTATCAATCTCAG gaAACACATGACAATGCTTATGTGccaaaaagacagaaaagagaAG CATTGCAGGGGTATCAGGAGTACGTCATTGATGTAGAACTCAACGTCTCCAGCATCGCAGTGCTAGAGCAGCTGAAGGCAGTGTTTAATTCTGTTAGTTTGCCCATCCAAATTGAAGACACCAATATAACTGACATTAACATTAGCACAG TGTGCTCTCCAGTGGGCTCTGGTTACCAGTGCAAATGTGAGGAAGAGTTTTCATGGCCACTGGAGAGCTGCCAAAAGTATAGCAACTGTAGCACCATCACTGCTAACACATGTGGATGCATCAATGCCATTCCTCTCGATGGACCATTCTGTGAAATTAACTCAG CAACAACACAACTCACCCCTAATGAGTACATTATAGAAGTTGAGGTCAATGTTTCTGACATcgcagtgttaaatcaactgaaGTTCCTCTTAGACAACGTCACTTTTCCTTTTCAACTCAACCCCATGATTGAAATCActgatatattaaatattactaTAG ACACCACTCCTACATCCACTATACCAA CAACACAACTCACCCCTGATGAGTACATTATAGAAGTTGAGGTCAACGTTTCTGACATCGCGGTGTTAAATCAACTGAAGTTCCTCTTAGACAACGACCCTTTTCCTTTTAAACTCAACCCCATGATTGAAATCACTGATGTAAATCTTACGTCAG tgtgttcCTCATGTGGGTGTGTCAATACCTTTCCACTCAATGGATCATTTTGTCCACCAGTCACCACTCCTCCATCCACTGTAGCAACAA CAACACCACAACTCACCCCTGATGAGTACATTATAGAAGTTGAGGTCAACGTTTCTGACCTCTTAGACAACGACCCTTTTCCTTTTCAACTCAACCCCATGATTGAAATCACTGATGTAAATCTTACGTCAG TGTGTTCCTCATGTGGGTGTGTCAATACCTTTCCACTCAGTGGATCATTTTGTCCACCAGTCACCACTCCTCCATCCACTGTAGCAACAA ACACCACTCCTTCATTGAATGTATCAACAACACAAGAGCCAA CAACACCACAACTCACCCCTGTTGAGTACATTATAGAAGTTGAGGTCAATGTTTCTGACATTGCGGTGTTAAATCAACTGAAGTTCCTCTTAGACAACTTCCCTTTTCCTTATCAACTCAACCCCATGATTGAAATCACTGATGTAAATCTTACGTCAG tgtgttcCTCATGTGGGTGTGTCAATACCTTTCCACTCAGTGGATCATTTTGTCCACCAGTCACCACTCCTCCATCCACTGTAGCAACAA ACACCACTCCTGCTTCCACTGTACTAACAACCCAAGAGCCAA CCACCACGACTCCACCACCAA ACACCACTCCTGCATCCACTGTACTAACAACCCAAGAGCCAA CCACCACGACTCCACCACCAA CCATTGCGACTGTACCACCAA ACACCACTCCTGCATCCACTGTACTAACAACCCAAGAGCCAA CCACCACGACTCCACCACCAA CCATTGCGACTGTACCACCAA ACACCACTCCTGCATCCACTGTACTAACAACCCAAGAGCCAA CCATTGCGACTGCACCACGAA AAACCACTCCTGCATCCACTGTACGAACAACCCAAGAGCCAA CCACCACGACTGCACCACCAG CCATCACGCCTGCACCACCAA AATTTGAGTTTCAGATGACATTTCGCATTGTTAACTTGGACTTTGATAATAGATTGTCCGATACTTCTTCTCAACAATATATTCAATTGGAAAGGGTTATCAGAAATGCT ATTGATAAAGACTACAAGGCGAACATTGACGGATATGTCGAAGTATCAAGCATTCACTTTTC GAGTGGCAGTGTGGTCACAACTTATACAGTGGGGACAAACATAATTAATTCCATTGACTTTAAAAAGGCAAACCAAGCACTTGTGGAAACACTTGCACAAAACTACTCTATTGCTCCCGAGTCCTTTAACGCAGATCCCTTCCAAACAG aaaacacatttgagGGTTTGGATGTCCTGTATTCCGGAGATAGCAGCATGACTTTACGCTGTAATCCAGAAAACGTAAATCGGAGTAATTCTAAAATAACCTGGTTTAAGGACGAAAATAGActtgaaaataatgtaaataataagtATGAAATCCAGAGTGAAACATTAAGTCTCAGAGTAAAGAACCTTATTCGATCTGACAGTG CAAAGTACGAATGCTCTGTGAAAGATGGCATTCTGAGGTTTATCCGGAACCAGCCCATTACAGTGGAGCCTGCTCCAAGATTTTTTGTGGAGAGAGAAGTCATCAGAAGTCAAAGTGACAAGGTCACATTCAATTGCTGCGGAGAGGCACGTGACTTCCGCCTGCAGTGGAAATCAGAAAGTGGTGCTATACTGGGAGAACAGC cagCATTCCAGAAAGATTTGAAGTGCATTCAAATTGACATAATGAGAAATGAAGAGGCGACCCAGAAGTTTAATTGCAGTATGACATTCAGAAGTACTACCTTTTTAAAGGAAGCTACCGTGCACTTTTTAAGAAATG ATGAGAATTTTCCTTGTAATGACCCATATGGACCTGGGAAAGAAAATGACGAGGTTTCTATAGGCTGCTCAATGGCCATAAGTGGCAGCCAGGCATACCGATGTGAGAATGGCATATGGACGTTTGTGAACAGCACTTGCCTCTTACCTGCAATTatggagctagaagtagaatcAAAG AGTTTGGATCTAgaaaacattgttgtttttgtatcgAGAGTCCGTAATGTCACCGAGACATCTGAAGATGAAGTAGGTGTTTCAACTACAAATATTGTAACCATTGTGGACATACTGACAACTGTTGTGGATGTTATAGATGGAACGGAAGTCAACGACACTGTGATTGAG aattttctgATTGCTGTGAATGTTTTAGTTGGAAACGATACAGAAGGAACCTGGGGACTGTTAAATGAAGACGGCGACACCAACAACACTAGTTCTCAATTACTGGCATCAGTAGAGGGAATCGTGCAAGCCATTGAAAACACAACCATTAGTTTTACAACATCCAATATTGAGCTAAACAAAGAAGTATTCTTTGGTAACTTTTCCATAACATTTAATTCAACTGACAATATAACTGTGTTTGAATCAATGCCTCGCTTCGAAACTACAATTACCACTGTACTCTTTCGCACCCTGCACTTCGTTTTACCAGCACGGAACCTTACCAGTCCGAACAACACAATTAACGGAGCTGTCATATTAGCCTACACGAACAGCACAGTTACTAACGTCACTTTGACGTTCAATATAAGAAACACAACACTGGCCGATCCTCAGTGTGTCTTTTGGAACTTCAGTGAAACAGCATGGGACTCATCAGGGTGCGAGGTGGAAACGGACGGGAATGAGACCATAACGTGTTTCTGTAACCACCTGACCTCCTTCTCCATTTTGATGTCACCTTCCATCCCTGAAGCATTCCGACTCCTTTTGGATTTCATCACCTACATTGGAGTAGGCATATCATTGGGCAGCCTGGTCCTGTGCCTTATCATTGAAGGCATTGTGTGGACTGTCGTCACCAGAAACGACATATCCTACATGCGGCATGTTACCATCGTCAACATCGCTGTGTCCCTGCTTATTGCAAACATATGGTTTATCATCGGGGCGGCCATATCAGATATTGACGAGGAGACGCCAGTCGGCCCCTGCAGTGCTGCGACCTTTTTCATCCACTTCTTTTACCTGGCCTTGTTCTTCTGGATGTTGATTTCAGGCCTGTTGCTCTTTTACCACATGGTTATGGTCTTCGCCCATATGTCCAAGAGGACCATGATGGCCATCAGCTTCTCAGTAGGCTATGGCGCCCCCCTCATCATCGCTGTCGTCACGGTTGCAGTCACGGCACCGCAGAACGGATACTTCCGGCAAAACGACGTCTGCTGGCTCAACTGGTTCCAGACAAAGGCCCTCCTTGCTTTTGTGATTCCTGCCCTGGCCATAGTGGTCATAAATTTCCTCATCCTGATTGTGGTACTGTATAAATTgttgaggaggggagtgggagagaacCAGTCAGATGAGAGAAATGCCTTGGTGGTCATCGCAAGGTGTGTTGCTCTCCTCACCCCTTTCTTTGGACTCACGTGGGGATTCGGAATAGGAGTCATGCTCGCACCGGAAAGCATTGGCCTCCACGTTGTGTTCGCCGTTCTTAATTCATTACAG GGTTTCTTTGTTTTAGTGTTTGGGACACTGTTAGACAGCAGG ATACGAGCAGCATTAGCAGGGAGGTTCTCCTTTATAAACACAAGCTCCAACCGCACAAGG AGCACAAGTGGAGGTCCCTCTTCATCAAGTGGATTGGGTCTCTTTCGAAGACACAGAAGAG atgtataCCATGTCTCAGAAGCTGCATCTTCCAGCCAATCGACCGCTGCTACGGAATCTTTCATCAATACTTAA